The nucleotide sequence TGAATTGTAGTGAAACGACAACAGCGAACCTTCACCTACAATAGGAAAACCGCATTTCGCGCCTTACTTTTGCGAAATGCGGTTTTTCGTATTGGAGCGAATAGCTGTGCTGAAATTGCTCAACATGTCTCACACTACCCGCCTGCTATTTGTAAACCAATTAATATCTATGCTGCAGATTCAACGAAAGCAACCCGGATCGCCTGAGCTAAAATTGCCATAGTTCGCTGAAGCTCTTCCTCCGTGTTGTCAATACCGCCAAATTCAATCAGCAATACATTTGTTGCAAGATCCTGATTATAAACACCGTCAACACCAGTACCCGACTTTTTCATAATTCCGCGTGAAACGCCTGGCACAATACGGTTCACTTGCTCACTTAACATTGTTGCATAAGCTAAATTCGCTTCATATGCAGGATGTTCCGCGCCGACAACAAAAGCAATCTTTGCATATTGTTCATTATTTGCTGTAAGTGTCGTCACTTTTTTAGGGGCTGAATCCCGATGAAAATCGATTATAAGATCATATTCGCTTTCTTCCAAATATTGGGCCAATACAGGTCGAGCCACTTTGTATGCCTGGTGAAATGTTGCATCAACCTGTTTCATTTCGGTCATGACATCAAAGTCTACAATATGTGGGGTTAAATCGTTTAATTCCAGATAATGCTGCATCATTTCCTGAAGTGAAAAAATATTCATTTCTTCATCATAAACTGCCTGCATCCCTTTTGTTTTTTTGACGATCGGCTTATAGGACTCGTGTGAATGTGTGAACATCAACAGTACATCGAATGGATCGACTTTCGGTTCTTCAGGTACTGTGACAATAGGCTCTGCCGCTGCATAAACAACGTGTGGACGTTCACTTTTAGTTTTTTGTGTAGTCATTTCATTATTTGGAAAAGGGAATTGCCCAATAATGATAGGCAGTGAAAATAAAAATAAGAACAATAATGAGAAGCGTTTTAGTTTCCGCAAACACATCACCCTTTCTCCAATA is from Solibacillus isronensis and encodes:
- the spoIIP gene encoding stage II sporulation protein P — translated: MCLRKLKRFSLLFLFLFSLPIIIGQFPFPNNEMTTQKTKSERPHVVYAAAEPIVTVPEEPKVDPFDVLLMFTHSHESYKPIVKKTKGMQAVYDEEMNIFSLQEMMQHYLELNDLTPHIVDFDVMTEMKQVDATFHQAYKVARPVLAQYLEESEYDLIIDFHRDSAPKKVTTLTANNEQYAKIAFVVGAEHPAYEANLAYATMLSEQVNRIVPGVSRGIMKKSGTGVDGVYNQDLATNVLLIEFGGIDNTEEELQRTMAILAQAIRVAFVESAA